Below is a window of Spelaeicoccus albus DNA.
CGGCAAAGATGAGCAGCGTTTGCGGGGTCTGGCCCAACACGGCAAACAAAATCGTGCACACGACGATGAAAACCACCGTGAGCAAGTTGCGCACCCTCGGGCTGGTCTTCGAACTCGTCACGAACGACACCGACGTGTACGAGGCGCCGATGACCGAGCTGATGGCCGCGGCCCACAGGACCACGCCGAACACGCGCATGCCGATCTCGCCGGCCGCAGCCTTGAACGCATCGGCTGCCATATTGTTGCCCGACAACGCGACGCCGCCGGCCACGACGCCGAAGATCGCCAAGAACAAGAGCACTCGCATGATGCCGGTGATGATCACGCCGATGACCGACGTCGTAGCGATGCTGCGCATGTTCTCCGGGCCGGAATATCCGGAATCGACCATGCGGTGCGCGCCGGCATACGTGATGTACCCGCCGACCGAGCCGCCAATGAGGGTGGTGATGATGAGGAAGTCGATCTTGTCGGGCATGACCGTGTTCTTCAATGCCTCGCCGACCGGCGGCGCCGACACGATTGCCACGTAGAGCATCAACAGGATCATGATGGCGCCGAGGATCACGATGATCCGGTCGAGCGCCACGCCGGCGCGTTTGCTGAGGAAGATCAAGGCGGCTACGACGGCCGAGATGATACCGCCGATTGTCGTATTGGCCCCGAACATGGCATTGGTGCCGAGCCCGGTGCCCGCGATATTGCCGATGTTGAAGACGAGGCCGCCAATGAACACCAGCACGGCAAGCACCCAGCCGACGCCGGGCAGTACCTTGTTGCCGATTTCCTGGGCGCGGATTCCTGCCGCTCCGACGATGCGCCACACGTTCATCTGGATGCAGATGTCGAGGAGCACCGAAATCAAGATGGCAAACGCGAACGCCGCGCCGAGTTGCAC
It encodes the following:
- a CDS encoding NRAMP family divalent metal transporter, with the protein product MERADRQAAGGAPSGKKGARRTAYLGAMFLMATSCIGPGFITQTTVFTVQLGAAFAFAILISVLLDICIQMNVWRIVGAAGIRAQEIGNKVLPGVGWVLAVLVFIGGLVFNIGNIAGTGLGTNAMFGANTTIGGIISAVVAALIFLSKRAGVALDRIIVILGAIMILLMLYVAIVSAPPVGEALKNTVMPDKIDFLIITTLIGGSVGGYITYAGAHRMVDSGYSGPENMRSIATTSVIGVIITGIMRVLLFLAIFGVVAGGVALSGNNMAADAFKAAAGEIGMRVFGVVLWAAAISSVIGASYTSVSFVTSSKTSPRVRNLLTVVFIVVCTILFAVLGQTPQTLLIFAGAFNGLILPIGLAVLLYAAWRRRDLLQGYKYPKWLLIAGVLAWLLTIYLGWNSISGLESLWA